One Epinephelus fuscoguttatus linkage group LG16, E.fuscoguttatus.final_Chr_v1 genomic window, AATGCATCAGTACAGTTACGTTTTCGAACACTGTAGCAGAGATGACAAACTCCGAGGGCACAGAGACGCTCCTTCTGCAGGTTCCCTGGGACTGGTTAAGACATCAGAGCTTCCTCAGATCTCCATTCTTCCCagtcttcttctctctgtcagTTTACCTGAGCTGCTGCTTGCCTTATGTTTGCCTGGATTTGCTCTGTTCCAGACTTACCCTGGTGCATCGATTCAAGATCCAGCCTCAGAGCGAGGTGACATGGGCGATGGCTTGGAGGTGTTTGCGCAAAATTCTCCACAACcatgtgtgtttcattttccccctctctgtcGTGCACTGGTACTGGAGACCTGTGTTTGCTCCTGCACTTGCACCTGAGATGCTGAGCATTGTTAAGGACGTACTTGCCTGCCTCCTCCTGTTCGACATGCAGTACTTTCTGTGGCATCTGCTGCATCACAAGGTGCCCTGGCTCTACCATGTCTTCCATAAGGAGCACCACATCTACACAGCCACCTTCTCCCTGATGACAGAAAACACAAGCGTGTGGGAGATGCTGAGCCTCGCCTTCTTCACAGGCTTGAACCCTGCTCTTCTGGACTGCCATCCACTCACCGAGATGCTCTTCTTCATCACAAACATGTATCTGTCTGTGGAGGCGCACTCTGGCTATGAATTCCCCTGGTCTCCACATGGACTGGTGCCCTTTGGCCTCTACGGAGGAGCTCGGCATCATGACCTACACCACCTAAAATTTAAAGTAAACTATGCGCCATACTTCACACACTGGGACAGACTTTTTGGCACACTGAAGAAAGCACGGAGGAAGTTGCGGAAGACTTTAAAGAGGCCATGATTGTCAGAATATGTgaagtatatttttatttctgctgttagcTTGTAAGAAAAGCAACTCATGAAGAAGACTGactgatttaatttatttaaaagacCACTAGAGATACTTAAAAAACTTTTGAGAATGAAACACACCTCCTGTTGTCTGTCATGCTCAAAAAATAGGTTCAAATTTTGGAAAACGTCTgtacattttacttttacttactgTTTTACATCCGGTTGACATTCTTGTTTACATTTAGTTTATCCATTTTTCAATTACTACACTTGTCTACCACTAATGATTGGTATTATTGGTCCGTTTATCTGACTCCTTACACTTTCCCACCACCAATTTGATCATGCAGCATGGAAAACATGATAGGACACATTCACCCCATGTTTTTGGAGCACTCACTCATATTTTGGTGATGTCACTTATGTAACAATTTGTTTGCACAGCTGCACCCTAGTTATTACCAGGCTCTGTGGAAGGAAGGAAATCAAATCTAGACTTGTATCTCCATCTGTAAATACAATGCATGAAGACATAAGGTTTGCACTGATACTGATAATCTTGAATCTTCCAACCATGATTATTACCACACcccaaaaattaattaaaatgagccATGTTTCTGCAAAAGTCTCTCAATTCATGCATCATATTTTCTCTCATATTTAAGCAATTTTTCAGTCTAAAACAgaattcttttaaaaatatattttattagtaTTATCCATATCCTCAATCAGTAAAAaggtttacaaaaaaagaaaaactggcaGCATTTTGTGCCATTTTTGCCAACAAAttgtgacaaaacaaaaagctcAGAGACGGGCAAGATGGACAATTTAGGCAGCAGCATGGACTGTAAAAATAAGGGACCGAGctacccactggtttgtggacacCCGTTCTGAGCCTCGAGTTCAGCATTACGgttgtcaccatcttggtttttgtggagctagaagtgaccatatttgggcaagaggctggtgctgtggaggatggaggacactatcagcagacagcctgtcactcaaagtgaccacatccttaattatgtgtaactttagccttgataaaatgtaaacgtcagagttatataaaaaaaaaaaaatccacccccTGTACAGCTGTCGTAAAGGGAGAAATTAACTATTAAGACTCAAATCATTTacatcaggctgtaaacatgtttatttctgctgtaaagctggctATTGTAACACTggggtctatgaggattgactgtcgtctggagccagcctcaagtggccgttcaaagaactgcactttttggcacttggtgttggcttcatttttcagccttgttGCTTGTGCTCGACATGTTCTCATACAGTAGTTTGTATGATAACTAACGAATTAACACCCAATGAATGACGTTACTTACATAACGTAAAGTTACACATAGGtcaagtttaggaaaagaaacatggtgatgatgtaccttaaaataactcaaaattcACTTgagcctcgtttccaccaagcagtacggtacagttcagttcggtacgtaTTTTtatccatttccactgtgaaaagttgtggatggtaccagtggaaccgttctgtacttttcccatttttggtcccccctctgttggggtacctaacacacagatctgatactaaaaggtggagctgtgaacactgcagtctgttgattggtcaatagcagacggtcactctgctcagggctgagctgtggcatGATTTTAgacttatgtaaccactgttcataccatggagagttttacatacattagtagcaactataaaatgaaaggatgttttgctgcctcttgcagcagctggagtctgaggaaAAAGTACTTTAATTTACTGGGCTGACTGCTGGCaatttttaaggtggaacgttaacttgtaatgttaccaGATCTATGAGTTGACAATGTGAATCCATCATCACACCTCAAATTTCAATGgtaactttgaccattactgtagtttttattgtttcttttggatgaaatgcacttttaggatctttaagtgtttgaaaatatatattaatttcgaccggATAATGTGAGCTGCGTTTATTATAATCCTCACCCTGtggctacggcaacactaaacccctgagcttgcctgagaaggactaaatgcacaaatccGCTATTTTTCAATaacccatggagagagactctcactgcagcctgttctattttgccCTCATTTTGTTAATGATAAACGAGTTGCAGACGTTCCCTTGTGTCACCAGTGAAGAGCTAGGAAATACAGTTcaggacagagcagtgagtgacaacagccctgcccacatttaaaagtactgtttgcagtgcaAACACTAAacggacctagggtctaggtaccatgtctgaagggttacttttggttccaaaggtaccatactgaaagtgtttggtggaaacggagCTATAGTTTCACACAGTTCCAAATGCTGGTCTTATGGGGGAAAGTCCTTTGTTTCACCACCCCAGCCTACCTCCTTATGTGGACTTTtggtctttatactacttccttcttaaCTACCATCAGTGCATTGATTACATGATCACAGCCCCCCTGATTACATGGGTTACATACAAATTGTGGTACTTTATgtgggtatatatatatatatatatatatatatgtgtgtgtgtaagtgcaaGAACAACATGTGCTGTTAATAGCATGTACAGTAAACCATGCTGGTCTATGCTTTTTCTTTTAGCAGGGAAGTTTGTTCAGTGCCATTTGAACAGGTTATAATGAGGAGCCCCAAAACCAAATCCTTCTTTAGGCCCCCAAACGTCTGGGGTTGGCCCTGAAACAAATGTTCCCTCTTTATATTTCCCAATGTAGGAGTTGCAGCATCATTTCTCTCCATTTTGATAATTGTATATGTTTTTATGACCATAGCAGGTACTCTTAATATTCTCAACATATACTAATCTGTAGTTTTATATAGCCCACCCACTCTCTTCACTGAAAATTATTCCCATGtgctgtcattttttaaaataatttccaGGAAACAGATATATGCCAAACTGAATTTTGTTGACAATGAAAAGGAGACGATGATGTAAAGTTACTGTAGAAATAATAACACTGAGGGTGCTGATGTCTCAACAAAAAGAGTCTGTGAAAAGTAATATTAGAAACTATGCCTGGATGTCATCACAAATTACATACACTGACCTTTGAAAGCAGCTCTGGCTGATTTTAAAAGTGAATGTGGGCACATCGGTGCCAGTGTTGCAACAATGAGAAATGAAAGTGGACAGGCTAATCAGCAGACCTGAAATGACTGGGCTGAACAGATGGGCTTCCTTCCTCATGGTTATATGGGACTGAAACATGAATCTGTCGAAGTGTTAGGTGGTTTTATGTCTGTCTACGCCGATGTCTACCTAAGACAAACATGTTATTTTGCTGTATGAGCATTTttatgaaactttgcacagagatgcctctcctcatgaggaacaaatttgcctcaagaacccataactttcGGTTATACAGATTtcccaccattttgaattttttgaaaaacacttcaaatggatctcttcctaggaagtttgaccatctgcatgaaactcagtgaacataatctagggaccaatatctaaagttccctcttggcaaaagttggaaaacttactaaaactgagcttctataaggcaatgaatattgcggagggcgtggctcatcacataaaggtgtataacatctcaagggtttcaccaatcaccacgcaactttgtaggcatatgaccacacataatctgaggggacccctccattactgaccccatcaaacaaaatgggggcgctagagagctaatttcttatctaggcctaaccgctgtatcgatttttactaaacttgatagatatgtagaacaggacgcctcaaggtgactggagaaatttaactctaattggcaactgggtggcgctataacaacagaaaaatgcttaaaaatggctaaaatgcgaccgatgtGGCccctgttgttgtgttttttctaatttttggtatgactaagtcatggtatggtatgctgtactcaatgtgTATGGACTAGTACTACAATATTAAAGCAACTACAaacaaccaaaggccattgaaaacatgtacgttttaagatttgtcttaaaagtgtcaAGGGAGGGGAAGGATTTGATTGAGAGTGGAAGGCTACTGTGAAGGCACGATCTCCCTTACCCACCAGCTTCGATCGTGGGACAGTTGAAAGACAATGTTCTGAGGATCCAAGAGGTCAGAGTTGGAGTAGGGGCAGAGAAGTTCAGCAATGTACTGGGGTGCCAGCCCATGTATGGCTTGAAACGAAATGACTATTTCACAGTTTGAGTACCTCAAACACCTACATTGGTGTGGAGGCAGAAATCACATATCTTAAAGTTCGGACTAATGAAACCTAGATTCAAGTATCTGCATCTGGTAATATGGGTGAAGTGACCTTTAAATACCCATCAGATGACACAACAGCTATTTATTTGCGGA contains:
- the LOC125903279 gene encoding cholesterol 25-hydroxylase-like protein — protein: MTNSEGTETLLLQVPWDWLRHQSFLRSPFFPVFFSLSVYLSCCLPYVCLDLLCSRLTLVHRFKIQPQSEVTWAMAWRCLRKILHNHVCFIFPLSVVHWYWRPVFAPALAPEMLSIVKDVLACLLLFDMQYFLWHLLHHKVPWLYHVFHKEHHIYTATFSLMTENTSVWEMLSLAFFTGLNPALLDCHPLTEMLFFITNMYLSVEAHSGYEFPWSPHGLVPFGLYGGARHHDLHHLKFKVNYAPYFTHWDRLFGTLKKARRKLRKTLKRP